In the Elioraea tepida genome, one interval contains:
- a CDS encoding glutathione S-transferase family protein, with amino-acid sequence MKGERRMRRILGRANSLNVMKVLWACAELGLNFVREDLGGPFGGLDTPAYRALNPNRLVPVLVEPDGWSMWESNAILRYLAATYGKGTALWPDDPRARARADQWMDWQQTAANAALGPAFVQMYRTPPEKRDETVIAKSLARAAEVFRLLEEHLAAQPFVAGEAFSLGDIPIGCHVYRYLHMPIERPDFPALAAYHARLSARPGYAAHVAVGVT; translated from the coding sequence ATGAAGGGGGAACGCCGGATGCGCCGCATCCTCGGCCGCGCCAACTCGCTCAATGTCATGAAGGTTCTCTGGGCCTGCGCGGAGCTCGGCCTCAACTTCGTGCGCGAGGATCTCGGCGGGCCCTTCGGCGGGCTCGACACGCCGGCCTATCGCGCCCTCAACCCGAACCGGCTCGTGCCCGTGCTGGTCGAGCCCGACGGCTGGTCGATGTGGGAGAGCAACGCGATCCTGCGCTACCTCGCCGCCACCTACGGCAAGGGCACGGCCCTCTGGCCGGACGACCCGCGCGCGCGGGCGCGGGCCGACCAGTGGATGGACTGGCAGCAGACCGCTGCGAACGCCGCGCTTGGGCCCGCCTTCGTTCAGATGTACCGAACTCCGCCCGAGAAGCGGGACGAGACGGTGATCGCGAAAAGCCTCGCCCGCGCGGCGGAGGTGTTCCGCCTTCTCGAGGAGCATCTCGCCGCCCAGCCTTTCGTCGCGGGGGAGGCGTTCTCGCTCGGCGACATCCCGATCGGCTGCCACGTCTACCGCTATCTGCACATGCCGATCGAGCGGCCAGACTTTCCAGCCCTTGCCGCCTATCACGCGCGGCTCTCCGCCCGGCCGGGCTACGCCGCCCATGTCGCCGTGGGCGTGACCTGA